In the Malaya genurostris strain Urasoe2022 chromosome 1, Malgen_1.1, whole genome shotgun sequence genome, one interval contains:
- the LOC131428247 gene encoding putative uncharacterized protein DDB_G0294196, with the protein MVKNRPTPTPTPTLPPPPTPRPTPTLPPPPTPTQPTPRSTPTPPLPPPPTPPPPTPTPPTPMDYQLFQHHLQAQPFYQPLLQMQPVHPWQQWHWLQQQQQPWLQQHQWLQQPLPLQMLQQPQEPQQQQQQQPRKRQQQPQQRQQQPQQRPQQRQQLLIRIKL; encoded by the exons atggttaaaaacag accaacaccaacaccaacaccaacactaccaccaccaccaacacCAAGACCAACACCAAcactaccaccaccaccaacaccaacacAACCAACACCAAGATCAACACCAACACCACcactaccaccaccaccaacaccaccaccaccaacaccaacaccacCAACACCAATGGATTATCAATTATTTCAACATCACCTACAAGCACAACCTTTTTATCAACCGCTTCTGCAAATGCAGCCAGTGCATCCGTGGCAACAGTGGCACTGgctgcagcagcagcaacagccatGGCTGCAGCAACATCAATGGTTGCAACAGCCACTTCCGCTACAGATGCTTCAACAGCCACAAGAAccgcaacagcaacaacagcaacaaccgcGAAAACGGCAACAGCAGCCACAACAACGGCAACAACAGCCACAACAACGGCCACAACAACGGCAACAACTTTTGATTCGGATCAAATTGTAA